A genomic stretch from Carassius auratus strain Wakin chromosome 35, ASM336829v1, whole genome shotgun sequence includes:
- the LOC113054369 gene encoding excitatory amino acid transporter 1-like, translating into MTKSTGEKPRSRNRVQQIRERIHLRSLKARKKVEDITKDDVKSFLRRNAFVLLTIGAVVFGIIMGFGLRSFKMSYREVKYFSFPGELLMRMLQMLVLPLLVSSLITGMAALDSHASGKMGMRAVIYYMTTTFIAVFIGIIMVLIIHPGKGSKDEFAKQQKIEQVSPADAFLDLIRNMFPPNLVQACTQQFKTQYTKRIIHVKMIVNDSIFNLTNSTKEIAQEEVIPLPGTTNGVNALGLVVFSMSFGLIIGNMKEQGQALRDFFDSLNEAIMRLVSFIMWYAPIGILFLIAGKIVEMDDITEMGGQLGMYTITVIIGLMIHGMVILPTLYFVITRKNPFIFITGLLQALITALGTSSSSATLPVTFKCLEENNKVDKRVTRFVLPVGATINMDGTALYEALAAIFIAQVNNMEMNFGQIITISITATAASIGAAGIPQAGLVTMVIVLTSVGLPTDDITLIIAVDWFLDRLRTTTNVLGDSIGAGIIEFLSKDELQNSDVELGSSVLEENEVKKPYQRIPQENEYENEKPPDSETKM; encoded by the exons ATGACCAAAAGCACTGGGGAGAAGCCGAGGTCACGCAATCGCGTACAGCAGATCCGTGAGAGAATTCACCTGCGTTCCCTAAAGGCAAGGAAGAAAGTGGAGGACATCACTAAAGATGACGTGAAGTCCTTTCTGAGAAGAAATGCTTTTGTGCTCCTCACCATTGGAGCCGTGGTCTTCG GTATCATAATGGGTTTTGGTCTGAGGTCATTCAAGATGTCATACAGAGAAGTGAAGTATTTCTCCTTTCCTGGTGAACTATTGATGCGTATGCTGCAGATGTTAGTGCTTCCCCTTCTAGTCTCAAGTTTAATTACag GCATGGCAGCATTGGACAGTCACGCTTCTGGAAAGATGGGCATGCGGGCAGTTATATACTATATGACCACCACGTTCATCGCAGTGTTCATCGGCATCATTATGGTTCTGATTATCCACCCGGGCAAAGGCTCAAAGGATGAATTTGCCAAACAGCAGAAGATCGAGCAGGTCAGCCCAGCTGATGCCTTCCTTGACCTCATCAG AAACATGTTTCCTCCTAATCTGGTTCAGGCCTGCACTCAACAG TTTAAGACCCAGTATACCAAGAGGATCATTCATGTGAAGATGATCGTGAATGATTCAATATTCAACCTAACTAACTCCACCAAGGAGATTGCCCAAGAGGAAGTGATTCCTCTCCCAGGCACCACCAACGGAGTTAATGCCCTTGGGCTGGTGGTGTTTTCAATGTCCTTCGGCTTGATCATTGGGAATATGAAGGAACAGGGACAGGCTCTCAGAGACTTCTTCGACTCCCTCAACGAGGCCATCATGCGACTTGTTTCTTTTATTATGTG GTATGCACCAATTGGTATCCTGTTTCTGATTGCTGGAAAAATCGTGGAGatggatgacatcactgaaatgGGCGGTCAGCTCGGCATGTACACGATTACAGTGATTATTGGCCTCATGATACACGGCATGGTCATTCTACCGACTTTGTACTTCGTCATCACACGGAAGAACCCCTTCATCTTTATCACGGGTTTGCTGCAGGCCCTAATCACGGCTCTCGGCACCTCTTCCAG CTCAGCCACTCTTCCGGTTACCTTCAAATGCCTCGAGGAGAATAACAAAGTCGACAAACGAGTGACTCGATTCGTGCTGCCTGTTGGAGCAACAATCAACATGGATGGAACAGCGCTGTATGAAGCCCTGGCAGCCATCTTTATTGCTCAGGTTAACAACATGGAAATGAACTTTGGGCAGATCATAACCATTAG CATCACAGCCACTGCTGCAAGCATTGGGGCGGCCGGAATCCCTCAGGCTGGTCTGGTCACTATGGTGATTGTGCTGACCTCTGTCGGACTCCCAACCGATGACATCACCCTCATCATTGCAGTTGATTGGTTCCT TGATCGACTTCGCACAACAACTAACGTCCTGGGAGACTCTATAGGAGCTGGAATCATAGAGTTCCTGTCCAAAGATGAGCTTCAGAACAGCGATGTGGAGTTGGGGAGTTCAGTCCTGGAGGAGAATGAAGTGAAGAAACCTTATCAGAGGATCCCTCAGGAGAATGAGTATGAGAATGAGAAACCACCAGACAGCGAGACCAAGATGTAG